ATTTGATGATAATAGGAGTGAGGCAACTTAGGGGATTGTGAAAGTTAAAAGGGTTGGAGTAAGCAACTACTTCAATGTCTTTTTTTGTATAATACGCATAGCACATAAACTATATACATGGTAACATGGTTTGTGAATTAAgaatggattagggtttagggggGGCGTGAACTTAGAGGACATTCAGGGGTTAAAGTGggtaaaaattcaatttttttaactGTGTTACCGAGGAAGAAATGGTGGATGTGTTTTGGGGTAAGTGAAGGCAAAAACAcacacatgagagagagagagagagagagagaaagtggtTGAAATATATAAAGGGCACATTTTACGATTATAAACCACAACTCTGCTCATCTAATATCTTGGAGTTTGAGAAATTGGATAGATTAGATGAAAGTATCAAACCAAACCCTTAATTAATCAAGGTTTGTCCTAGACTCCTAGGGTTTTTCCTATGAACAATGCGACACTTGTTCTGGGATTGGGTTTAGGCCCAACCAAGGTTCAAATAAGCAAACTCGACCAAAATGGGTCAGAATCAATATGAACCCTAAAAAGAGCCGATTTTTGGAATTGGAAATAAGAGGGAATCAGTTGTCGGATCCAGCCGATTTTGATCCGATTCCGATTCTATAACCATGACACATTTTATGAAGTTTGCAAATAGGGGAACAAAGCCCAGTTATGGGCTTGATTAATAAGTCAAAAGGCCCACATCGACCTCAATGAGTCATTGGCTCACTGCAGGCAAATTGGAACTGAGTTGCACTGCCATAGTGCATTTCTGTGAAGACATCCTACACCTTGTACCATTGAGCTTCCATAAATAGAAAAGGCCCAAAACTGGCCCACATGTTTCAGGTTGCCTAGAGCTTCAGGCAACTCACTTAAAATGAAGAACTGCATCCTTAATTGGCTTCAAATCCCACAACTTAGAAATGGGCCACTTGAAAAGCCCATTTTGAGGTTAATAAAGCCCAAAATTGTGTTAACTCATTCGAGTTGCATACCGAGTTGCTGAGTCAATATTGAGTCATTTCCGATCAATCTAATAGCAACTGGATTACTGGGATTTAGCTTGCAATATTTTCTTATTGCTAGTCCTGTTAATGGGTACCCAATAACTAGCCTGGTCTGGATACATTTTTAGCCCTTTTTGGTAATACTAGCAATTAGCAAATAAGGTCAGGTTTGGGCCCAGATTAATAAACCTAATTAATCAGGACCAGATCCTTCTTTAGGACCCCGATTTGCGATCTTAAATGGTCAATTATTGGGTAACATTAAGGTATAACCCAGAGGTGACGAGATCAAGATGGTCTAATAATATTGAAGCAGAAGACACTAATAGAATTAACATTTCTTAAGGTTTACGTCTAATTAAATCATGCATTAatgttctaaaaaataattaatttcttTACGTGGTGAAGTGAAGAATGAAGATACGATATGGGCCTTGCGTATTAAGTTGATCATTGAGGTGTAATTACATCCAAATGAAACGTAAAAAGTGTTCTATGATTTACTAAGGTATTAAgctaataaaatatataaggtGTTTGTCTAACTTTTATATGGTTTTGGCTTTTCTTCTATGAATTTTAAAGGTTTTAACCACGGAGTCATAGAGGGTTTTGGCTTTCTCTGTCTCTATCATGTTAGTGATATCTGATCCAAATTGAGTCTTTTTAACCATAAAATATGGAGAAAAGTTATCTCTGGGGGAGTGTACCATCTACGCTCAGATAGTGGGAGGCAAAATGACTGGCCCGCCCCTTAAGAAAGGTAGAATCCCACCCACATGATGCTTCTGCatgcgctctcattggtccTCACACACGCAGGGGCCGTGCTCCCCATAAAATATATAGCATATGTAAATGTCAAAGTCCGAGATCATACTTCAAATCAGATGATATAAGGACCATTGCTCAGTGTTGGTACCACCTATGCGGGGTCTTGGGAGATCTGAGTTTGGAGTAGGTCCTAATCTTTAGCGTTTTTGTGAAAGTGCCCCCCTcctcatggagggttcagatctgtccccactcgtccccatgtgggtagcagatccaAACTCCCTCAAGAATCGAATCTAGGATTAAAAACCCATTCGGATCCATTGAGATAAGAGGTAGGAGGGCACCCTAACAAGTCATTTGAAACTCTGCCCTTTGCTTTGCTCTAGCATGTGAAAAAAGCCCCAATTCTAAACCAAGAATTAAGGCCCCACTATATATAGCTAAAGCCCTATTTGAGTAAGGCACGTGCAACTTATAAACATGCTCCCATATCAAAGCATGCTAACACACAACGGTGCTCTATGATTAGCACAACAAACAAGAGAAAGTGGTCTAAGAATAGTTCGACCGTAGGAAGAGAGTAGAACACTAACTTCTTAGGCTTAagttttttacccaaaaaaacttACTCTTCATAAAGTTACCAAAACAAACTTATTCTTCATAGGctataaaggaagaaaaaaaaaattaaagaaaagtttcCACGTTATTGCTAGACAACTatatttaattgggataaggttgagttgagttgtttCGACGTAATAGAGGCTTAAGAACCATAGAGATATAAACATTTCCCAAGTCCACCTATAAAAAATTGTCCAATTATGTCCTCATGCATTACTAAATTTCAAGTAAAACTAGGAAGTAGGAAGCAATCAAGGAGGGAAATTAACCTAATCTCCACTAATGTGGTAGTAGGTCTAGCAAATAGGGAGCCTGCATTTCTATTCTATCATCATATCTTCAAGTGCACATCTTCTTATGATTGGTTTATCCCTTTCTGTTGTTAATTTCATGGAGCCCATAACCCTAATTTAGTATAGTTTTCTACCTTGTCTCTGGTGGATTATTTCTAATGTATTGAAAGAGAACACATTTAAGACAAGAAAATGAGATCAGCTGTGAGGATTAGCCGCAAGCGCAACCCTACCTTAACCTAGTTTAACTTTAATCAGTATTGTAAGTTTCTGACCTTTTATTAGGAGTGAGATCAGAGCGTTTCCATGGCCGTCTGCATTGCTCTGCTGTGCCAAGCTTTAAGCTACTCGTTAAGGAAATGCAAACTGGATATAGAGTGGCGCCAAAAGGCTCTCTATGAAGGGGAGATTAATAGTTTGGAACAAGGTTTTAGTATAGGGTATTGGTAGCAGAATCAGTCTTGACCGATACTGATACAAATCGACCATATCAAGTTCAATCAGACTATTTTACCCTAAAAAATACTTATATGACCGACACAAAGGTTGGGGACGTAGGGTATTCTTCCACTAGACAGAGAATATTATCCCTAtataaaattaggaaaaatattctttgAGTCACTAGGGTAGGGTACGGTAGCACACCTTTGTGttcatctctcttctccccatatGAAATTGACCTTGTTGCCTTCCAATATAGGATACCATTTTACCGTATCTTATTGGTGCACTCTTCTTTCCCATTTGCTCAAAGGACCCTCTTCCATTAAATTATATCACTTAATATTTGTCTTGGctaataattttcttcttttaaaaggGTCATCATAGTCTCTTTAATCTCTATTAAAACTTCTCACCCCCTAAATCCTGGttaatataattttcttttcttagaagGGTCAtccataatctctctctctttattctCTCTTAAAACTTCTCACACCCTAATCTTGGCtaataattttcttctcttagAAGGGTCATACATAATCTCTAGCTTTTATCTCTCACACTCTAAGTCTGGGCTAATAAGATTCTTCTTTTAGAAGGGTCATCCATGATCTCTTTAATCTAGCATAAAAATCTTCTACTTCAAAAATCCCAATTTCCTCCTTCACAACAGTCTTGGCAATTTGGCATCACGTCATTGCTAGCTTATTGAGAATCAGAGATTTATTATAAACTTGATGAACCATGCTCCCTTGACTCTTCTAGTTCTAGATTTTTCAATGGTTCGATTTACCATCTGGCCAACTTAGATTTGTCTGACACTTGACTTGTGGGTAGAGGACTCAAAGGcaacctgtccacaaaatttgggcccctTATGAACGAACAGATATTTGATGTCAAGTGTGATTTTAAAAGGTAACCTTCCCATAACAAAACcatttcaattatttttcatACCTGTACTCTGAAAAAAAGGTGAAGTCCAATTAAGCTGAAACTTGGCATATAAATAGAAGATTACGTGTAAAAGATTTTTGAGCGccaacaacaactcaacttTATTCCAACTAAATAGGATTGGCTACATAGATGCTtcccctccaatcagctctattcaaggtaatgcgtgatacaaggcctaagttatgcatgtctatactcacttctcctaaggtcattttaggtttgcctgTGGCTCTTTCAgtttcttcaatttgaatcaaaactactatatatatattttttttccctgcAGTCGGTGAAGGAAACTTGCTCAAACAATGGAGGTGAAGAGCGAGGGATAAGCTATGAAAATTCTTGATATAGCAATTACATATATAACATATACAAAATTTTGACATTGCACACCTTATAACTCTCAATAAATGGAATTGGATGTGAAGACAAGAGCAAATCCCTTGCTTCCGTTGATTTTCAGATGGCatttaatttacaaaaaaaaaaaaaaacacttcaaCACCCTTATGTTTGCACCAGTTTAAGGATATTTTAGTCGATCTTTAGGCATCAGTTCTGAGCACCTCCCACTTCCAGCTCACTATCTCAAGAACAAGCTATCTCATTGGTCAGTCACTGTTGTCTTCTTCAAATTTAAACCACTTCCAGTTTGAATATAATTTTGCTTCGTCATCAAATAGAAGATCGGTTTGAAGGTCATCTAGCTTACGAGTTGCAGAAACAACTGGTAACTTTTGCCTGTACTTTTTAGCCATCACTTCAGCCTCAGAAAATACTCTCTGCCCATTATAGGAAAATGAGAAGTAGCTTAGTGTATAGATCTTGTAATCAAAATTGAAATGAAAGATTCTGGCAATAGTCACTTAAAGAGGTTCCATGAGCCAAACAAAGACATATAAGAGCTGTAATAAATCACCTCTTTGTTTGAAAGAAATAGGCCAGGCTCACTTTCGAGATCTGCTATACTGCAGGTCACAAGAGAAGCTTATATTCAGAGGCTGACTACTGTAATTGGCTTAATAAAAATCTCCCAACAAAATAACTTTTAAAACTACAATCACATTTAGTTGTAAAATCTTAGGGAGGACAATCTTTGGACACAGAATAAAAAGAACATCCCAGTGTACGAGGCTCCCAcaactgcagggtctgggagggccaaatgtatgcagccttacccctgcttcattgagaagctgtttccatgattcgaacccgcaaccaataacgcaacttaactgttgcgccaaggctcaCCCACTAATCTTTGGACACAGAATGTTAGGGAAAAATGTGGCTAGCAATAGGAACTTAGCAGGTAAGTCTGTTCAAGAACATTTATGCATTACAaggaatttaaaaaacaaaaagtctGAAAGCATTACATCATGTGTTTGGACACTGATCCTTATAGAAAGAGAACAGAACCCTAAGCAAATTCCAGTTAAGGAAATGGGAATCACATTCATCTTTCACCAAGGTATGCAGAAAATGGGAGTGTGCCACTTTTCATGAAATTGCACATGGTCCACAGGAGGCCTGTGCATTACATGCCAAGGTATAAGTGAAGAACCAGCGTACTCAAACATGCACTCTCTGTTGGGTAGTGGGTACATGATTGATCTTCCCCAAATATTCTCATCACCCCAACCCCAATGTGgcaccaaagaaagaaaagaagagacaagGTCTTACATACACTTAAATCCAAATTAATAGCAGATCCACTTATATCATTATCATACAGTCATGCGAGGGACGATTTAACTTTTCAGAAggataaaaacaattttttcatGATGCATTCCTAGGAATTCATATATCAAGCCTCATCACGAGCAACAGTAGGGCATAATGATGTGTTCCTAtacattatttaatttctattcttttagGGGAGAAACATCAGTACTAGGAGTCTGAACATGAAACTGCTCCTAACCATCGGATCCATAGGGATCATTTTGCAAAGCTCAGTAATACACAAGGAAGATGAAGTGGAATTGCCACATTAGCCATAGGAGCATCTTTGTTTGACTTTGACATAATTGAGTAATCCACAGAAAGGTTAGCCATTGCTATTCCCTTAATGGATTCTAAGACTCCAAGAGAAGATACATTCATAGCTCTCACCTTATGAACAGTTTCTGACTTCCCCCATAAGGTGCATCTTATCTTTGAATCTCTATGTATTAGATATAAAATATTCAAGGAGACTTCTGCTTTATTCATTGTTGCTGAGTATGGAAAAATAGAACAAAGTATCATTTGATTACCTGGCCAATCATCTTTGTGCAAATTAGGGTGAGGTTAATAGATCTTAATTGAAGCTCTAATTGTATTCTTCCGGTGAGATGGGTGGTGTCTTCCCACATCCCTTCACCCAAGccgaaaaaatattaaaaaataaaaaactgattgAGGGTAAGGGGCCTAAGGGCATACCTAGtacacgaggctcctgccactgcagggtctggggagggtcataatgtacacagccttacccctgcttttgcagagaggctgtttccagactcgaacccgtgaccacttggtcacaatgaagcaaccttactgttgcatcAAGGCACACCCTCTAGAAAACTGATTGAGGGTGCCTTCAAAATGCTGGAGATGGTATTCAAGGCAAAACCAGATCCTAGAAAGACAATTGCAGGGTTTGAAGATAATCTGGTTTGTTCTGTTCCAATGAAGCACAATCCTGACAGTTTTTGAAGGCTTGATACTATTTAGTTTACGAGAAATATACAATATTTTTAATGCTTCAGTGTGCTTTACGTACTCTCCCCAAGCTAATGGGTTCTTCTCTCCTTTCAATTATTAGAAACCTCACTCCTGTTCCTATACTCTCCTGCTTCTTGCACCGTAGGTTTAAGGTTGATATTTTATAACTAATCAAGTTATTCTTAAAAAATCATTAGTTTCAAGCAGTAGCCCCAAACAgttcaagaaatttttttgaaggGCAAAAGGGTGAAAAGTGATGGATCTCCATGAGTGCTGAAATGGTGTTCGGTCCATATAACAAAATTCTTTCAAGACAGGCACTAGTTCATGAAACACAACTACCCACACCCACATGTAAGTGATCTATTCTGCAATGTTAATTGAACAATGTAAAAGgctgaaagaagaaaatacacgCATCCATGTGTTGCTCAATGATTTTTCTGATTAAATAATGCAGAGGTTGAAAGGGGGGTAAAAATCAATGAATCCATGCATTACTCACCTTAGTGATATTTTATCAGGAAACGTTGACTTCACCACCAGAACTTTCACCTTCTCATCCACTGTTAGCAAATCGCTGACAGAACCAACTCGGACACGCGTTATTCTTGAGATATGCAGCAACCCACTGCAAGGAATAGAGAGGATTTTGAACATGAATTAAAATTTGTTGGGAAGTGTTGTGGATGAAGAGAAGACAAATACAAACTATGTTCATTAAATGGCAatcttaaataaaagaaagcacTATTTAAGCTAACTTTAATCATTCTTTTTAAAGGCGGACGCCAAACAAAGCTATTTGTTACAACTGAAGAGAGCTAAGGGAGGACACCAGCAATCATGTGAGAAAGCAAATATTTAAAGTTTAATCAGATGGACTTGGCTCTGGTCGTTCCCACAGCCATTTCAGAAGTACACAAAAAGACAAGCATATGAAAATTTCACCATAATGAACACATTTGAGGACATTGTCTTATTTAACGCATCCTCCCTAAAGATGCTGGCTTTATCAACTGCTATATCTTATTCCTTAAACAAAAATATCTGAATCAATTCACTTTTTCATTTATAGTAAGCACTATCGAAAGTCTATAGCTGTATTAGAAATCTTAGCAAATTCACAATGAAGTTAGCTCCCATAAGTTGGTCATCCCTACATTACTATTTCTGTGAATGCAACTTTCACCGtaagtttttttccttttcttttaacaGCACATGTCTCCGATTACAAGAGAGTTCAAGAATGATGCAATGACCAATGTGGACTTTATATTTGCTAGAATATTGAATAGCTAAAACTGAAAAGGTGAGATAGGCTGAGCTAATGAGAGTGATATACAACACTTCAACTGAGCCACATTCTTTTCAATGGGAGACATCCATTGCCTCTCGTTGAAGGTCTTCTGGAGATCCAACCTAAGTAACATAATAACATATGAATCATGGATGAATTCAacaaccaaattaaaaaaaaaaaaagggggttttgacaaatgccccccTACAACTTTTCATAGTCCTCAAGGCGCTCAATTTCGGACAGCTTGTGATCTTGCTTTccagatgggttcaaaccctaaacgatttggggaaaaaattttcagtttcaaaccctaaaccatttggggaagatgagggcaatttggtcattttattctttaattttgatgggttttaatcagaggggcattttggtcattagattccctgaaactaacgtttaacatcccaaattaacggactggaccaaaatgctacaatgttttgaaattagGGGGGCATgtgcaattagaaaagttgtaggcGGGCATTTGGActaatgggcattttcagggaggcatttgtcaaaaacccaaaaaaaaatcctgttCCCATTGATGGAAGGTTAGATCATGGTTAGTAAATACATGCACAGGTCTTAACAATCAATCTTACTGTAAAATATTCTCTTCAAGAAAAATATATGAGATAGAAATTTAGAAGAAAGGATATAATAAGAATATGTTGTTGACCTTGTCTACAACAAACAATCAGGTCCTTCAAAAATTTGAATAATCATGAGAATAAGTGGTTAATCATCTTGCACATATGGGTGGATGAGACAGGAGGGCATTTCCCAGATAAACACCAGCAGTAAGTCATCTTAACATATTTGTATTTGAAGTTTTTGTCTAATCAGATACTCAAATCTCATAACACCATTGTTGAAGGGAATAAGTTATTCCTTGTAACCTCTATCAACAATCCTTATATCTCACCATGAACTCCAGATGGAATTCTTCCAATTGATACAATGAACTGGAAAATGGATGGTACTTAACAATCAATTTTACGTccctttcaaaattttcattaaaaataaaaaggaaaaaggaaaaagttaaTGAAGGTATCCTCACTAGaggaaaatagagagaagaacaAAAGGCCATTCACTTCGATTTCAAACAACAAGAATTGTCATTAGCCTTCTATCCCACAGGTAGAATCATGTGGTAAAATCAGTCCAATGCCAATGAAGGAGTAGGTGTAACAGTATATGCTCAAATAGCGAAATAAGATATATTTCAGTTTTGAATGTATTTGAGCATCTCATACTGTACTTCTAAAATTTTCCTAGAAAGTTCATCAAATAGTGGATAAGGTATATCgcacaaaaaacaaagagtaTAAAATGATGTTCATTTATCCATATTTGGAGAAAATCTCCCCATTTTCCTTTACTTATGGGCGAAAAGAAAAGTGTTAGTTTgcatttcacatgtatatatCATAAACATACTCTGAACTAGAGGATCTACAAAGTCATAACCAGCCTTAATGAATTCTAGTTTAAGTAAGCCTTCATGCCAGTATTCTTCattaaaaagggtgtacccagtgcacggagggtcataatgtaagcagccttacccccgcttcgcggagaggctgttttccaACTCAAACTcgtgaccactaggtcgcaatggagcaaccttaccgttgcattGAGGTCTGGTATTCTTCATTACTAACAGCAAAATGATGTAATACGATTTCTTTAGAAACTCCTCAACTTATCTTTTCATCTGCAAAATTAATCTGTTCTTTATTAAGTCAAATTTAGGCTACCTATCTCCACATTAAATATTGCAGGAGACAACTAAATACAAATTTCATCAAAGCAATTAGGAACACCCCATAAAATTGCATGCTAGATAGAGCAGAACTCTCACCTTCTATTGGTCTCACCTATCCTTATTTGCGCCCCATACGGAAAAATTTTATTAACAGTGCCATGTAGAAGTGTTCCATCTTGAAGGTGCAACATTTCCTGAAATCTTAAACGTCAaaacaaccaccaaaaaaaagaagacagagatagaagaaaaaggctaaaaaaaatgaactaaCCCAAGCTTCTCTCTCACTGATTATTATATCATTAGTAGCTTCATCTATTCTACAAATCAGCACATACATCCGTCGTCCCACCTACAGACCAACAAAAAACAATGTTCAATGAGCATATCTGACATGCCACAAAGCTATGCTTTCTTATGTTTATTCTTTGGTAAAACAAAGCTATAACATTAACAAAATATATCTATAAAAGGCATAATGATTTAGATACAGTTGGAGAACCAAGCATAGAACTTAATTTTATGATGCAGTTGCCTATAGCATCAGAGGAGGTCACTGTAAGCAAGAGATTGAAGCAAGAAACACAGTAGTGCTAAACACCAGAAGTGAGTTATGCCTTCAGGCTAAAAAAGCATCAGTTAGCCATGTGGACTTAGACTTTTTGAATTGGCAAACTGTTCCAATATGTGGACTCTTTTTCAAGTATGATCAACCCTAGACTGAATGACTACAATCACCCATCAATACAGATTTGGCAATAAGGTGCAGCACGACTACATTTTCCACATAAATGGTCAAGCAACATTGGGCACATGGTTTAAAAGCAAATAATAATAGAGCTCGTGATAAATGAGTAATTTAACTCAGAAAGCTCTGGAGTGGGTAATTAACCAAGGGATATGATTAACTTACATTTTCTTTCAAATCTGTGAAGGTGTTAAGTCTACCCATCAACTCACCTTTAGGAAGGAATGCTCGCAGACCCTGGAAAACCAAATTTCCAACAGTATAAATAGTTATAAGGAAATACAACATAACGGATAGCTAGCTGAGAGCATCATATAAAAGCACACCTCAATTCTTGTAAGAAGGCCACCCGTATTCCACTCTGTAATTCTAACCTCAATAGGTTCATTGAGCTGTTTTATCTGAAGGAAAATATAGTAAGATTTCAGTTGGAAATGAAAATCTCATTGTTACCAGATATGTTCACTCAGCTAATGCTGTGGCTTCTAAAAATCTGCATAGAATTGAATTGTATACTAATGAATCATAATCTTATGCAAATCTCTATTCATTAAACTCCTTTTCCTAGAAAGACTTCTCTCTAGATGTCTCTGAGTTTTACAAAAGCGAGAAGAGAACCTGCCTCAGTCGATGCCACGCAATCCGCCGAAAGAGCCGCCTCGTGGAAAGCAAAGGCCGTCCACTAAGTGTTCGGCCGAGGACCTCAGCGAAAAGAACTGTACCTACTTCAACGACGGGCCTCCCTGGTACGGGTTCCCCACTCACTGCATCCTCATCCCTGATAATTCCCATCTTCCCAGGAACCATAAACTCCTCAGCATCCTTTTCCATGTCACATAACAGATAGGGAAACTCTTGATCATAGAGAGGGAGCACTTCCTTGGTCAGCATTGCCCCCAGAAGATCAGCACCGACGTTCACATCGAGCTTATTCTCATTACCAGACACAACAACTCCCACTACCAAGTCACCAGGTTTTGGCTCGTAATACTCTACAATGACCATCTGCGACTCCTCCCCTTTAGTCACTTTTAAGTCACTGTCTTCATCAGAATCTCTATCCTTGAAGAATTTCAGGAAAGGAGCCAAGGCATCATCTTTATCAGGTTTCTGAGACCCCGAATCCACATCTGTTAAAGAACCACCATTTACAGGTAATGGCGCAGGCTTACCCAGCAATTCAAGCTCTTCCATTTCCTGAAATCTCTCATTTTCGGGCTTATTCGAAACATGGGTACCTCCAAATTGCATGAACTCATCAGTGGACGAGCAAAAGGGGACCTGGGTTCTTTTCGAAATCAAAGAATTCGAGGAGAAAACTGAACTCTCAGGAGTCCCGGTAATGGAAACAGGAAAGTAGTTTGTGTTAACTGAAACGAGGCATCTATGGACATTTGGAATTGTGCTCTTACTGAAATTAGGTGGGCTGGACAAGTTCAAGAAGCTGAGGGAGTTACAGCTACAGGGGTGGTGGAGGCTCCGCATCTTATCTGGCGCATCTCATGAGCTCTGCCTCTGGTCTGGTAAGTATGGATTCTTAGGAGTTAGAATCCCACTTCGCCCCTGGGGTTTTCTACTGCTCTTATGAAGTAATAGACATCTCTTAGACCCAAAAGGATCCTGTGCAGCCAGACACAGCGAGGCGTGAAGACATCGCCTTACCTCTACCCGACCGACTTACCCATACTCAGGCAGGTGCTGCACAGGAGCCCAGTTCCTCTTGGACTTGGGTT
The sequence above is a segment of the Telopea speciosissima isolate NSW1024214 ecotype Mountain lineage chromosome 7, Tspe_v1, whole genome shotgun sequence genome. Coding sequences within it:
- the LOC122667059 gene encoding protein PIGMENT DEFECTIVE 338, chloroplastic-like isoform X1, yielding MRSLHHPCSCNSLSFLNLSSPPNFSKSTIPNVHRCLVSVNTNYFPVSITGTPESSVFSSNSLISKRTQVPFCSSTDEFMQFGGTHVSNKPENERFQEMEELELLGKPAPLPVNGGSLTDVDSGSQKPDKDDALAPFLKFFKDRDSDEDSDLKVTKGEESQMVIVEYYEPKPGDLVVGVVVSGNENKLDVNVGADLLGAMLTKEVLPLYDQEFPYLLCDMEKDAEEFMVPGKMGIIRDEDAVSGEPVPGRPVVEVGTVLFAEVLGRTLSGRPLLSTRRLFRRIAWHRLRQIKQLNEPIEVRITEWNTGGLLTRIEGLRAFLPKGELMGRLNTFTDLKENVGRRMYVLICRIDEATNDIIISEREAWEMLHLQDGTLLHGTVNKIFPYGAQIRIGETNRSGLLHISRITRVRVGSVSDLLTVDEKVKVLVVKSTFPDKISLSIADLESEPGLFLSNKERVFSEAEVMAKKYRQKLPVVSATRKLDDLQTDLLFDDEAKLYSNWKWFKFEEDNSD
- the LOC122667059 gene encoding protein PIGMENT DEFECTIVE 338, chloroplastic-like isoform X2; amino-acid sequence: MRSLHHPCSCNSLSFLNLSSPPNFSKSTIPNVHRCLVSVNTNYFPVSITGTPESSVFSSNSLISKRTQVPFCSSTDEFMQFGGTHVSNKPENERFQEMEELELLGKPAPLPVNGGSLTDVDSGSQKPDKDDALAPFLKFFKDRDSDEDSDLKVTKGEESQMVIVEYYEPKPGDLVVGVVVSGNENKLDVNVGADLLGAMLTKEVLPLYDQEFPYLLCDMEKDAEEFMVPGKMGIIRDEDAVSGEPVPGRPVVEVGTVLFAEVLGRTLSGRPLLSTRRLFRRIAWHRLRQIKQLNEPIEVRITEWNTGGLLTRIEGLRAFLPKGELMGRLNTFTDLKENVGRRMYVLICRIDEATNDIIISEREAWEMLHLQDGTLLHGTVNKIFPYGAQIRIGETNRSGLLHISRITRVRVGSVSDLLTVDEKVKVLVVKSTFPDKISLSFKSYFVGRFLLSQLQ
- the LOC122667059 gene encoding protein PIGMENT DEFECTIVE 338, chloroplastic-like isoform X3 — protein: MRSLHHPCSCNSLSFLNLSSPPNFSKSTIPNVHRCLVSVNTNYFPVSITGTPESSVFSSNSLISKRTQVPFCSSTDEFMQFGGTHVSNKPENERFQEMEELELLGKPAPLPVNGGSLTDVDSGSQKPDKDDALAPFLKFFKDRDSDEDSDLKVTKGEESQMVIVEYYEPKPGDLVVGVVVSGNENKLDVNVGADLLGAMLTKEVLPLYDQEFPYLLCDMEKDAEEFMVPGKMGIIRDEDAVSGEPVPGRPVVEVGTVLFAEVLGRTLSGRPLLSTRRLFRRIAWHRLRQIKQLNEPIEVRITEWNTGGLLTRIEGLRAFLPKGELMGRLNTFTDLKENVGRRMYVLICRIDEATNDIIISEREAWEMLHLQDGTLLHGTVNKIFPYGAQIRIGETNRSGLLHISRITRVRVGSVSDLLTVDEKVKVLVVKSTFPDKISLRFLLSQLQ